DNA from Lemur catta isolate mLemCat1 chromosome 7, mLemCat1.pri, whole genome shotgun sequence:
TCCTGGGTTCTTATCTCATCTGGCCCCTGCCCGCCTCATGGGAAAAGCAACTCTGGGCtatgaggcagagagaggaccaGGAGCACCTGCAGCTTAGACGAAGATTCTATAGGTTTGAGCCACAGTGGAGCCCACTAAAGGGAAACACACACAGTAGATATGGCCTCAGCCTTTATTGTAGGGACTTGCTTCACTGAAGGAGGGGTGGATTGTTATGGGGGGCGGAGTTAAGtggtaaaatgggaagaaagtcAACTCTGGTAGCAGTGGGGTGAGGGGAATAATAGGGAGTGTTAGAAGGTGAGTCATTGGGGGCAaggagggggacagagggaggaaggagctcaagggagtggggcagggagggagaggtgagGGCAGCAAAGGAGCCAAAGGCCAGTGACTGAGGCCTGGGAGGAGATGGGCTGAGGAGAAAAATGGGCAGTGCCCTGGACTTCCTGGAGGAGCCCACTGCCCCAGGCAGCCTCCTCACTTGCGGGCACCCAGTACCAGGGCGATGATGAGGCCCAGAACCAGCAGAAACATGGCAACGGAGAGCAGCACTGTGATGACCACCATTCCCCCTGTTCGGGCCATTCCCAGCCCAATGGACTCCATATTTCTTACTGTcaaaagagagagggggaggccTTTGTGGGCAGGAGGGACCCCTAGCCTGCTCAAGGCTCACATCCTAGCCCTCATCCAGCCATCCAACCAACCATCAAccaatcatccatccatccatccaaccaaccATCCAGCCAACCATCCAGCCAATCAAACAACGAACCATCCAGCCAACCATCCAGCCAACCAAACATCCAACCaaccatccatccgtccatccaaccaaccatccatccatccatccaaccaaccaaccaaccaatcatCCAACTGACCAtccaaccaaccaaccagccaACCAATCAACCATCCAACCATCCACTGACAGATCCAAGCATCCATCAGGTAAACTTTTATGAAGCATCTCCTATGTTAGTCACTGAGGATACAGAGTTAACAGGGCACGTCCCTACCCACAAGGAGCCTTTAGTTTAGAAGTACAGCAGATGTCACCAGGCAGTTGCCATGCCAAAGGGTCAGTGCTAGGATAGAGGTAAGCAAAGGTgccggggtggggggatggtgcACAGGGAGGCACAGCTAACTCAGACTGGGGGATGAGGTgggaggggtcagggaaggtttTGGGGACCCTGAGATGCAAAAGGGAGTGGGAGTGTTACTTACGAGGAAGAGTGGACATTGGGATCTCTCTGCTGGACTCAGTGGATGTCCCCTTCGTCACTAGGTAGGAAATGCTTTTgtggtggggaaagagagaggacaGGACCCTCAATGAGTATCTGGGACTTATGGGAAGAGGGCTCCAGCCCCCCCATATGTACACTCCTCCAAGAGGGGCCCGGTTCTTACACCATTTAGCTGAGCCTCACTCTCTCCCCATGCTGACCATAGCCCCCCCACCAGCTTCTCTTCCTGCACCCCCATCCCACAGGTGCCCCAGGCCTGGACCGGGTACCTACTAGTATTTAGTTCCTGGCACGAGGTTTGTCACCTGGTAGGCACTGAGCCGAGTGACTGTGAAGCCAGCCCCGCTGTCCACCACACTCACCAGCTCCCTGCGCCCGCGGCATGGAGGCACCACGAAGCTGGACTTCACGACTGGGCAGGGAATTGAGGGTGAAAGGCAGGGTCAAGTTTCTGGAGGCGCCAAGGAGAAGGGGCAGCTTCTCCTGGCCCCAGGAGAGGGGTTGACAGGAAGGCACAAATGGGGGAAGGGATGCTGGGATGTCCCGGGAAGAGGTCTCTAGGGACTTGGGGGATACTTTGGGAGGGGATAGCAGACCTTTGCTGTCATTGGCCCTCCGCACCATCAGTGTGGCATTGCCTCCTGTAAGGTGACAAGGTGGCAAGGCAACTAGCAGGCTCTCCGTTAGCGCTGGGGACAGCAGACCAGAGAGGCTTGAGATGTTGAAGTCTGCTGAGAGGCCAAGAGGGAGCTCAGATGAGGATCAGCCCCACTCCTGGCCATCAGATCTGGCCCCGCTCTCCTGGGGCTATCGCAAAGGATGTACTTTGCAGTCTGTGGGCAGAACAGCCAGGCCTGTGCTAGTGTGACCACCAGGTGGCAGGCTTGGGCTACAGAAGTTGCACACTCCACCAAACAGCCCTGAGCCAGACCCTGGATGCCAGGAGCCGGGCAGCGCCCAACCTTACCCCTACCCACAGCCTTGGATCCTTGCCCACacctctctgcctcctgagtcTGGCATAGGACCAGGAATGTGCCCTGGGCCTAGTGTCTGATGCCTGGTCAGTGCCATCACCAGCCCTGACCCCCAACTATCCAAACCAGCTCCTCTTTGAGAACCCTGGAAGGCACGGtgccccctgcccaggcccccaagcacctccccacccctgccagagaTGGCAGAGACCTGCAACTCCTGGGGCCAAGACAGCCAGCAGAATCAGGATCAAGGGCACGGTGTGGATGGAAGGCAGGGATGCCATGCTGGGCTGGGAACTGGAGCAGGTGCTGGCAGGCCGGGGCTTCCTGAGGCAGGTGAGGCCCTGCCCCTGGGGTGGCTGATTTtgtcctggggctgggaggggctggaggggaatCCAGTCCAACCTGCCCCTTGGGCCCTATAGCCTCAAAGGAGGGGGGCAGACAGGTTTTTCAGGATGGGGAGCTGGCCTTCAGGCCAGGAGGGGGGATACCCTGGCTGGATCCTGGTGGCTTAGCCAGCTGCAGGGGGCAGGGTAGCTAAGATGGTGGTAGAAATCACCCCTTCTTCTGAGGCTCCCACGTGTAAGGCACAGTGTTCCTGTGTGCACATGCATCTGGAGCTTGGCCTGTAGACAACTGCTCTCCCAGGTAGTGGGAGTCTTCCAGGAAGCTCCTAAAAGGGCCTTGGCTGGGTAagaatgggagagaaagagactggCAGTAGCAGTAGGGGCAGCAGAGCAAGGGGTTCAGTTCTTGGTGTGGACTGAAGCCCAGGTACTGCC
Protein-coding regions in this window:
- the UPK2 gene encoding uroplakin-2; protein product: MASLPSIHTVPLILILLAVLAPGVADFNISSLSGLLSPALTESLLVALPPCHLTGGNATLMVRRANDSKVVKSSFVVPPCRGRRELVSVVDSGAGFTVTRLSAYQVTNLVPGTKYYISYLVTKGTSTESSREIPMSTLPLRNMESIGLGMARTGGMVVITVLLSVAMFLLVLGLIIALVLGARK